The following coding sequences lie in one Primulina huaijiensis isolate GDHJ02 chromosome 2, ASM1229523v2, whole genome shotgun sequence genomic window:
- the LOC140959028 gene encoding uncharacterized protein translates to MKGFGILFWFLMVIVAAASSVYLGGFGSTSSTTSTHGPTSITKKLVVKHAMASPIKSRKLKEEMAPSTGRVNLNDYGLIDPVPSSIASIRPGPIQHGTPLMPYIPRSTPPPPTDRD, encoded by the exons ATGAAGGGATTTGGAATCTTGTTTTGGTTCTTGATGGTGATTGTGGCAGCCGCTTCTTCCGTTTATCTTGGCGGATTTGGAAGCACCTCCTCAACTACTAGTACTCATG GTCCTACCTCCATAACCAAAAAGCTCGTAGTAAAGCATGCGATGGCCTCGCCTATAAAAAGCAGAAAACTTAAG GAAGAAATGGCTCCATCTACTGGGAGAGTTAACTTGAATGACTATGGTCTTATCGATCCCGTTCCGAGTTCAATCGCCTCCATAAGGCCGGGACCGATACAGCACGGCACGCCTTTGATGCCATATATCCCGAGATCTACTCCGCCTCCTCCGACGGATCGAGATTAA
- the LOC140965244 gene encoding uncharacterized protein, with translation MRFDFITNFAKCAVLQHPERRFYGIYNRQCHSPSQLHQRTNISGSPFRISSHFVILCKRYSSKSANSNMGLLAWYLGMLESRPILTKSISSAIIYAAADVTSQTITMEPHDAWDPIRTLRMAGFGLMILGPSQHFWFNFVGRVVPKRDVISTFKKLTMGQLFYGPTINGIFFSFNAALQGENGNEIVARLKRDLIPTLLNGLLYWPMCDFFTYKIIPVHLQPLMNSSFAFLWTIYLTYMASLQKAIPE, from the exons atgagatTTGATTTCATAACAAACTTCGCCAAATGCGCTGTTCTCCAACACCCAGAGCGACGTTTCTATGGCATATACAACCGCCAATGCCACAGCCCGTCCCAGCTCCATCAAAGAACCAATATTTCTGGAAGCCCATTTAGAATTTCCTCGCACTTCGTAATTTTGTGCAAGCGGTATTCGTCGAAATCGGCTAATTCGAATATGGGACTCCTGGCTTGGTATTTAGGCATGCTGGAGTCGCGTCCGATTCTGACGAAGAGCATATCTTCGGCCATTATTTACGCGGCAGCTGATGTCACCTCGCAG ACAATTACTATGGAGCCACACGATGCATGGGATCCAATAAGGACATTGAGGATGGCTGGTTTTGGGCTGATGATTTTAGGTCCGTCGCAGCATTTTTGGTTTAATTTTGTGGGGAGAGTGGTACCAAAGCGCGATGTGATAAGTACTTTCAAGAAGTTGACTATGGGACAACTTTTCTATGGACCTACTATAAATggcattttcttctcttttaatgCAGCTCTTCAAG GTGAAAATGGGAATGAGATTGTTGCCAGATTGAAGCGAGACCTGATCCCTACATTGTTAAACGGCCTTCTATATTGGCCGATGTGTGATTTCTTCACGTACAAGATCATTCCCGTCCATCTGCAG CCCTTGATGAATAGTTCATTTGCGTTCTTGTGGACCATATACTTGACATATATGGCAAGCTTGCAGAAAGCCATTCCCGAGTAG
- the LOC140965221 gene encoding transcription elongation factor SPT4 homolog 1-like, whose translation MANHGGVVAAQIPTSFGHELRACLRCRLVKTYDQFRESGCENCPFFQMEDDHERVVDCTTPNFTGIISVMDPARSWAARWLRIGKFVPGCYTLAVSEALPHDLQNICEDEHVPYVPPKRA comes from the exons ATGGCTAATCATGGGGGAGTAGTGGCTGCACAGATACCCACAAGCTTTGGACATGAGCTTCGAGCTTGTCTTCGCTGCCGTCTTGTTAAGACGTATGATCAG TTTCGGGAATCAGGGTGCGAGAACTGCCCTTTCTTTCAAATGGAGGATGACCATGAACGCGTTGTTGACTGCACGACTCCCAATTTCACCGG GATAATCTCTGTCATGGACCCTGCTAGGAGTTGGGCTGCTCGGTGGCTCCGCATCG GAAAATTCGTTCCTGGTTGTTACACACTTGCAGTTTCTGAAGCACTCCCTCACGACCTGCAG AATATTTGTGAAGACGAGCATGTGCCATATGTTCCACCAAAACGAGCATAA